In the Lysinibacillus sp. PLM2 genome, one interval contains:
- a CDS encoding peptide ABC transporter substrate-binding protein — MKKFLTFFSLLVVIILAACSGNTTTETEEPTDTSETDTEVTNETEDKELVIAIGSDMLGFDIHNHNNTSTESIHQNMFDYLFKRDENNELQPWLAESYEIIDDMTIEVVLKQGVKFHNGDEFTAADVKYSLERVATDSSLKEHPNYKQIKEVKIIDDYKVQIITHAPEPSIIHRLSRLGSGMLPSKYIEENGWEYFLEHPIGTGPYQFVEWVRDDRIVFEPYADYFRGTVDEWDKVTFRVIPEDSTRVSELLAGGVDIATNIPPADWERVESGETTSLKQEVSNRTIFLVLRATEGYPTADVKVRQAIDYAIDDGTLTEFALQGAGIPTLTMVGPGNFGHEPSLFDTYNYDLEKAKQLLAEAGYPDGFEMTLHASRGRYLQDAEVTELIVGMLAQAGITVNLEFMEWSSFVELRNANENKDAYLLGLGNSMYDGAYSLDRFHTDRFEGHTDYSNPDVDALLNQSRVNMDSESREVQLQEVQKIVAEDAPYITLYLEKINTGVNDSINFTPTSDEMLYVPTITRK; from the coding sequence ATGAAAAAATTTCTTACTTTTTTTTCACTGTTAGTAGTAATTATACTAGCTGCTTGTTCGGGTAATACCACGACAGAAACTGAAGAACCGACCGATACCTCGGAAACTGATACTGAAGTAACAAATGAAACAGAAGATAAAGAATTAGTTATTGCAATTGGTTCCGATATGCTAGGATTCGATATTCATAATCATAACAATACTTCAACAGAGTCTATTCATCAAAATATGTTCGATTATTTATTTAAACGAGATGAAAACAATGAACTGCAGCCCTGGTTAGCGGAATCCTATGAGATTATTGATGATATGACGATTGAGGTTGTCCTAAAGCAAGGAGTTAAGTTCCATAATGGAGATGAATTTACCGCTGCGGATGTGAAATATTCATTAGAACGTGTAGCAACAGACAGTTCCTTGAAAGAACATCCGAACTATAAGCAAATTAAAGAGGTAAAAATCATTGATGATTATAAAGTTCAAATTATTACACATGCTCCTGAACCATCTATTATTCATCGACTTTCTCGATTAGGCTCAGGTATGCTACCAAGTAAATATATCGAGGAAAACGGATGGGAGTATTTTTTAGAACATCCAATTGGAACGGGTCCATATCAGTTCGTTGAATGGGTAAGGGATGATCGTATTGTTTTTGAACCATATGCAGATTATTTCAGAGGTACTGTGGATGAGTGGGATAAAGTAACGTTCCGTGTAATTCCAGAAGACTCAACTCGCGTATCTGAGTTACTTGCAGGTGGTGTTGATATTGCTACGAATATTCCTCCAGCAGACTGGGAACGAGTTGAAAGCGGTGAAACTACTTCATTAAAACAAGAAGTATCGAATAGAACAATTTTCTTAGTACTGCGAGCAACAGAAGGGTATCCTACTGCAGATGTAAAGGTGAGACAAGCGATTGATTATGCAATAGATGATGGAACGTTAACCGAATTTGCATTACAAGGTGCGGGTATTCCAACATTAACAATGGTTGGTCCAGGCAATTTTGGACACGAACCAAGCTTATTTGATACGTATAACTATGATTTAGAAAAGGCGAAACAATTACTTGCTGAAGCAGGTTATCCAGATGGTTTTGAAATGACACTTCATGCATCAAGAGGACGTTATTTACAAGATGCAGAAGTAACTGAGCTAATTGTAGGAATGCTTGCACAAGCGGGAATCACAGTTAACTTAGAATTTATGGAATGGAGTAGCTTTGTTGAATTACGTAATGCAAATGAAAATAAAGATGCCTATTTGTTAGGTTTAGGGAATTCCATGTATGATGGAGCTTACTCTTTAGACAGATTCCATACAGATCGATTTGAAGGTCATACAGATTATTCTAACCCTGATGTTGATGCACTCCTAAATCAATCGAGAGTAAACATGGATTCCGAATCCCGTGAAGTGCAACTACAAGAAGTTCAAAAAATTGTAGCAGAAGATGCACCTTATATAACGTTATATTTAGAAAAAATAAATACAGGAGTTAACGATTCGATAAACTTCACGCCAACTTCAGATGAAATGTTATACGTTCCAACAATCACAAGAAAATAA
- a CDS encoding methionine synthase — MVNHLIEEQLKKRILIIDGAMGTMLQRENLTAEDFGGEALEGCNENLVLTRPDVLTNIHRAYLESGADIICTNTFGGTPLVLNEYGLGYKAEEINKRAVQLAKQAVLEFSTDEWPRFVAGAIGPTTKTLSVTGGISFDELLDNFYVQAKALVEAGADLLLLETSQDMLNVKAATLGVKRAFEETGRTLPIMISATIEPMGTTLAGQTIEAFYISIEHIKPLSIGLNCATGPEFMTDHIRSLSELATSYVSCYPNAGLPDEEGCYHETPDSLSKKLRGFAEKGWLNIVGGCCGTTPDHIQAIREAVSGYSPRKLQSKTHGHVVSGIDPLQYEDSMRPLFIGERTNVIGSRKFKQLIIDGKFEEAAEIARAQVKNGAHVIDICLANPDRDELEDMKNFMQEVVKKVKVPLVIDSTDEKVIEEALKYSQGKAIINSINLEDGEERFDAVMPIVKKYGASVVVGTIDEQGMAVTRDRKLEVAERSYQLLTEKWGLAPEDIIFDPLVFPVGTGDEQYIGAAEETIEGIRMIKEKLPNTLTVLGVSNVSFGLPPVGREILNAVFLYHCTQAGLDYAIVNTEKLERYASIPEEEIKLANDLIFNTNDETLAIFTDFYRGKKKEQKVVTLPDTVEERLAYYIVEGTKEGLIPDLEKAMKLFDTPLDIINGPLMQGMAEVGRLFNDNQLIVAEVLQSAGVMKAAVAHLEQYMEKSEESSGKGKVLLATVKGDVHDIGKNLVDIILSNNGYKVVDLGIKVTPAELIEAIRKEKPDIVGLSGLLVKSAQQMVTTAQDFKDAGIDLPILVGGAALSKRFTETKIAAEYNGPVVYSKDAMQGLDHANRLMSESERELLIKELRDSQEKRLIADAKRAERPEKIVTEKIARTVQEAQVFKPKDLAQHVTKNYSVAHLHPYVNMRTLIGHHLGYKGNVEKALIEKDDRALQLYDLVNSYLNADLLKPSGMYQFLPAQADGDDVVIYSPEDCKTEIERFSFPRQNSAPFLCLSDFLKTVESGEMDYVALMVVTAGHGVRQLADELKEQGKFLESHALHATALELAEGFAERLHQEIRDAWGFPDAVDFTMRDRFAAKYQGQRFSFGYPACPNLEDQEKLFKLLKPEQIGVNLTDGFMMEPEASVSAIVFAHPDARYFNV; from the coding sequence ATGGTTAACCATCTGATAGAAGAACAACTAAAAAAGCGCATCTTAATTATCGATGGTGCAATGGGTACGATGTTGCAACGGGAGAATCTAACTGCCGAGGATTTTGGTGGAGAAGCACTAGAAGGATGTAATGAAAATTTAGTCCTTACTCGACCAGATGTTTTAACAAATATACATCGAGCGTATTTAGAATCAGGTGCTGACATTATTTGTACAAATACTTTTGGTGGAACCCCGCTCGTATTAAATGAATATGGGTTGGGATATAAAGCAGAGGAAATAAATAAAAGGGCAGTTCAGTTAGCAAAGCAGGCAGTTTTAGAGTTTTCCACTGATGAATGGCCTCGATTTGTAGCAGGTGCTATAGGGCCTACGACAAAGACCCTTTCTGTTACAGGTGGAATTTCCTTCGATGAACTTTTAGACAATTTCTATGTTCAAGCAAAGGCGTTAGTAGAAGCAGGGGCAGATCTTTTGTTACTGGAAACAAGTCAAGATATGTTAAATGTCAAAGCCGCTACTTTAGGCGTAAAGCGCGCATTTGAGGAGACAGGAAGGACATTACCGATCATGATCTCTGCGACAATTGAACCGATGGGAACGACATTAGCTGGGCAGACCATCGAAGCTTTTTATATTTCAATTGAGCATATTAAGCCTCTTTCCATTGGATTAAACTGTGCAACAGGCCCTGAATTTATGACAGATCATATCCGGTCATTATCAGAGCTGGCAACGAGTTACGTTAGTTGTTATCCGAATGCAGGATTACCGGATGAAGAGGGATGTTATCACGAGACACCTGACTCTTTATCTAAAAAATTGCGCGGATTTGCTGAAAAAGGGTGGTTGAATATTGTAGGTGGCTGCTGTGGTACAACCCCTGATCATATTCAAGCGATTCGTGAAGCAGTAAGTGGATATTCACCACGAAAATTACAAAGTAAAACCCATGGACATGTTGTCTCTGGGATTGACCCACTTCAATATGAGGATTCAATGAGGCCGTTATTTATTGGAGAACGAACGAATGTAATTGGTTCTCGTAAATTCAAACAATTAATCATTGATGGGAAATTTGAAGAAGCTGCAGAAATTGCTAGGGCACAAGTAAAAAATGGTGCACATGTAATTGATATTTGTCTTGCGAATCCTGATCGCGATGAGCTAGAGGACATGAAAAACTTCATGCAAGAAGTGGTAAAAAAAGTAAAGGTGCCTTTAGTTATTGACTCAACAGATGAAAAAGTGATAGAGGAAGCATTGAAGTACAGCCAAGGGAAGGCCATAATCAACTCGATTAACTTAGAAGATGGAGAAGAACGATTTGATGCAGTAATGCCGATTGTGAAGAAATACGGTGCATCAGTTGTTGTAGGTACAATTGATGAACAAGGTATGGCTGTTACAAGAGACCGTAAATTGGAAGTGGCAGAACGTTCGTATCAATTGTTAACTGAAAAGTGGGGACTAGCTCCTGAGGATATTATTTTTGACCCCCTTGTGTTCCCTGTTGGTACAGGAGACGAGCAATATATTGGAGCAGCTGAAGAAACAATTGAAGGAATTCGTATGATAAAGGAAAAATTACCGAACACCTTAACAGTTTTAGGAGTAAGTAATGTTTCCTTTGGATTACCACCTGTTGGTCGTGAAATATTGAATGCAGTATTTTTATACCACTGCACGCAAGCTGGATTAGATTATGCAATTGTCAATACAGAGAAATTGGAACGATATGCATCTATTCCGGAAGAAGAAATAAAATTAGCAAACGACTTAATATTTAATACAAATGATGAAACGCTAGCAATATTTACAGATTTTTATAGAGGTAAAAAGAAGGAACAAAAAGTTGTAACACTCCCAGATACAGTTGAAGAACGTTTAGCCTATTACATCGTGGAAGGGACAAAGGAAGGGCTTATTCCAGATTTAGAAAAAGCAATGAAACTATTTGATACACCACTAGATATTATTAATGGCCCGCTAATGCAAGGGATGGCAGAGGTTGGTCGACTCTTTAACGATAATCAATTAATCGTTGCTGAAGTATTGCAAAGTGCTGGCGTTATGAAAGCAGCTGTTGCGCATTTAGAGCAATATATGGAGAAATCCGAGGAGAGTTCGGGGAAAGGCAAGGTACTCCTAGCAACAGTGAAAGGCGATGTTCACGATATTGGAAAGAACCTTGTCGATATCATTTTAAGTAACAATGGCTATAAGGTAGTTGATTTAGGTATTAAAGTAACACCAGCCGAGCTTATAGAAGCAATCAGGAAAGAAAAGCCTGATATTGTAGGTCTTTCAGGGTTACTAGTTAAATCTGCACAGCAAATGGTGACTACTGCACAGGATTTTAAGGATGCAGGTATAGATCTACCTATTTTAGTTGGCGGTGCAGCGTTATCAAAACGGTTTACAGAAACAAAAATTGCTGCAGAATATAATGGGCCAGTTGTCTATTCAAAGGATGCAATGCAAGGGTTAGACCATGCAAACCGTTTAATGAGCGAATCGGAGCGAGAATTATTAATAAAAGAGCTACGAGATTCTCAAGAAAAGAGACTAATTGCTGATGCTAAGCGTGCTGAACGCCCTGAAAAAATAGTTACTGAAAAAATAGCTAGAACTGTTCAGGAGGCGCAGGTATTCAAACCAAAAGATTTAGCTCAACATGTAACGAAGAACTATTCAGTGGCGCATCTTCACCCATATGTAAATATGAGAACTTTAATTGGGCACCACTTGGGATATAAAGGAAATGTTGAAAAGGCATTAATAGAAAAGGATGATCGAGCGCTTCAATTATATGATTTAGTGAATAGTTATTTAAATGCGGATTTATTAAAACCGTCTGGTATGTATCAATTTTTACCAGCTCAAGCAGACGGAGATGACGTAGTAATTTATAGCCCAGAGGATTGCAAAACAGAAATCGAACGATTCAGCTTCCCTCGTCAAAATAGTGCACCATTTTTATGTTTATCTGACTTCCTAAAAACCGTAGAGAGTGGAGAAATGGATTATGTTGCATTAATGGTCGTAACAGCAGGACATGGTGTTCGACAATTAGCTGATGAACTAAAAGAACAAGGCAAGTTTTTAGAGAGCCATGCATTACATGCAACAGCCTTAGAACTTGCAGAAGGCTTTGCAGAACGTTTACATCAAGAAATTCGTGACGCATGGGGGTTCCCAGATGCGGTAGACTTTACGATGCGGGATCGCTTTGCTGCGAAATATCAGGGCCAACGTTTTTCATTTGGGTATCCAGCTTGCCCGAATTTAGAGGATCAAGAAAAGTTATTTAAATTACTAAAACCGGAACAAATTGGAGTAAACCTAACTGATGGATTTATGATGGAACCTGAAGCAAGCGTGTCGGCAATTGTGTTCGCTCACCCGGATGCTCGATATTTCAATGTTTAA
- the est_2 gene encoding carboxylesterase, with the protein MKIIPPKPFTIEAGNRAVLLLHGFTGNTNDVKRLGRYLSERNYTVHAPLYKGHGGDPETLIKTDPIEWWNSVLEGYDELKQRGYDEIAVAGVSLGGIFSLRLGEERPTKAIVAMSAPALAKSVDSLQSRIIDYTIKYKKLSGTYDEQNDNPDKVAQYVQMPSLEYLQGIINDTSSKLDTIQTPVHILRGLRDDEYYCESADLIYNSVKSRIKSVKSFINSGHILTLDQEKEYVFEEVYRFFESLKWNE; encoded by the coding sequence ATGAAAATCATCCCGCCAAAACCGTTTACAATAGAAGCAGGAAATCGTGCTGTTCTATTACTTCATGGTTTTACTGGCAACACAAACGATGTTAAAAGATTAGGTCGTTATCTATCAGAACGTAATTACACAGTTCATGCACCATTATACAAAGGACATGGTGGTGATCCTGAGACGCTTATCAAAACAGATCCAATTGAGTGGTGGAACAGTGTTTTAGAAGGTTATGATGAACTAAAACAACGTGGTTATGATGAGATTGCTGTGGCTGGCGTATCTCTAGGAGGAATTTTCTCGTTAAGACTTGGCGAAGAGCGCCCAACAAAAGCAATTGTTGCAATGAGTGCACCTGCACTAGCTAAAAGTGTAGATAGTCTACAAAGTCGAATCATCGACTACACGATAAAATATAAAAAATTATCCGGCACATATGATGAACAAAATGACAATCCAGACAAGGTTGCTCAGTATGTTCAAATGCCATCTCTTGAATATTTACAAGGTATCATTAATGATACTAGTTCAAAATTAGATACAATCCAGACGCCCGTTCACATTTTACGCGGACTTCGTGATGATGAATATTACTGCGAAAGCGCAGATTTAATATATAACTCTGTAAAATCTCGTATTAAATCAGTTAAAAGCTTTATCAATTCTGGCCATATTTTAACTCTTGATCAAGAAAAAGAGTATGTTTTTGAAGAAGTGTATCGTTTCTTCGAAAGTTTAAAATGGAATGAGTAA
- the yitJ gene encoding bifunctional homocysteine S-methyltransferase/5,10-methylenetetrahydrofolate reductase, producing the protein MGLREALQTKVLTADGAMGTLLYSYGLDYCHEEMNLTRPELIEKIHSEYIAAGADVIQTNTYGANAIKLARYGLESQVKEINEAAIKIAKKAVLSGDRFIIGSIGGILGVRKSDTTLTEVLTTVREQAEILIDGQLDGILLETYYDFEELTETLKLLRTMTDIPIIAQVSMSEPGVLLNGIKLNDALLELENIGADIVGVNCRLGPYHTIQALETVELPKRAYLSAYPNASLLDIEEGRVIYESEVDYFARAALELRNQGVRLIGGCCGTTPKHIEAVKKLLNNLKPIEQKRTKPEKEVLIREPEPRNTEPLHEKVKRERSVIIELDTPRHLEVDAFVEGAKILYKEGADIIMMADNSLASPRVSNIAMGAILKQHGIRAMPHITCRDRNLIGLQSHLMGLNALELHDILAVTGDPTKVGDFPGATSVYDVSSMELISLIKQLNEGISFSGKALRRKANFSVAAAFNPNVRVLDRAVSRLEKKIEHGADYFISQPVYSKEKIIEIYEATRELKAPIYIGIMPLTSFRSAEFLHHEVPGIKLSDEVLERMKACGGDKEREAEEGLAIAKELLDTATQYFNGIYLITPFLRYDLTLQLMQYIKQLDEETKGVKVNG; encoded by the coding sequence ATGGGGTTACGTGAAGCGTTACAAACAAAAGTACTAACAGCAGATGGGGCAATGGGGACTCTTTTATACTCTTATGGACTGGATTATTGTCATGAAGAAATGAATCTTACTAGACCAGAGTTAATTGAAAAGATTCATAGTGAATATATAGCAGCGGGTGCGGATGTTATTCAAACAAATACTTATGGCGCCAATGCGATAAAGCTAGCACGCTATGGATTAGAGTCTCAAGTTAAAGAAATTAATGAAGCAGCGATAAAAATTGCGAAAAAAGCAGTTCTATCAGGTGATCGGTTTATTATTGGGTCAATTGGAGGAATTCTAGGTGTTCGCAAAAGTGATACAACGTTAACCGAAGTTTTAACTACTGTTCGTGAACAGGCTGAAATATTAATAGATGGGCAGCTTGATGGTATCTTACTTGAAACCTACTATGATTTTGAAGAGTTAACAGAGACGCTTAAACTCCTTCGAACAATGACGGACATACCAATTATCGCGCAAGTATCAATGTCGGAGCCTGGAGTATTGTTAAATGGTATTAAATTAAATGATGCACTATTGGAGCTTGAAAATATCGGTGCGGATATTGTAGGGGTAAATTGCCGTCTGGGCCCATATCATACAATACAAGCGTTAGAAACAGTTGAATTACCAAAACGTGCTTATTTGTCAGCATACCCAAATGCTTCGTTGTTAGATATTGAAGAGGGTCGCGTAATTTATGAGTCTGAAGTAGATTATTTTGCACGAGCGGCACTTGAATTACGCAACCAAGGTGTTCGATTAATCGGTGGGTGCTGTGGAACAACTCCAAAACATATTGAAGCGGTAAAAAAGCTATTAAATAATCTTAAACCAATCGAACAAAAACGAACGAAGCCTGAGAAAGAAGTACTTATTCGAGAGCCAGAGCCACGAAATACAGAGCCTCTTCATGAGAAAGTTAAACGTGAACGTTCTGTTATCATCGAACTTGATACGCCACGTCATTTAGAAGTGGATGCTTTTGTAGAAGGTGCGAAGATTTTATACAAAGAAGGCGCAGACATTATCATGATGGCGGATAATTCATTAGCATCTCCTAGGGTGAGTAATATTGCAATGGGTGCAATTTTAAAGCAACACGGAATTCGTGCAATGCCACACATAACATGTCGCGATAGAAATCTAATCGGACTACAATCTCATTTAATGGGATTAAACGCATTAGAACTCCATGATATTTTAGCTGTTACAGGAGATCCAACAAAAGTAGGAGACTTCCCAGGTGCAACAAGTGTGTACGATGTTTCATCGATGGAATTAATTTCGTTAATTAAGCAACTAAATGAGGGAATTTCCTTTTCAGGTAAAGCTCTTCGAAGGAAAGCTAATTTTTCAGTAGCGGCAGCATTTAATCCGAATGTTCGTGTATTAGATAGAGCGGTTAGTAGATTAGAGAAAAAAATAGAGCATGGAGCAGACTATTTTATTTCTCAGCCGGTATATTCAAAAGAAAAAATAATAGAAATTTATGAAGCAACAAGAGAATTGAAGGCACCTATTTATATAGGAATTATGCCACTGACAAGCTTTAGAAGTGCGGAGTTTTTACATCATGAGGTACCTGGAATCAAGCTTTCTGATGAAGTGCTAGAAAGAATGAAAGCATGTGGTGGGGATAAAGAGCGTGAAGCAGAAGAAGGATTAGCAATAGCGAAAGAATTACTTGATACGGCAACACAATATTTTAATGGTATCTACTTAATCACACCTTTTTTACGATACGATCTTACTTTACAATTGATGCAATATATTAAACAACTCGACGAAGAGACAAAAGGGGTAAAAGTAAATGGTTAA
- the yybE_2 gene encoding putative HTH-type transcriptional regulator YybE translates to MEIQQLEYFKVVAEMQHMTHAAERLNISQPALSKSISNIEQEIGVPLFDRQGRSISLNRYGKLFLESVDTILNEFQKAKEEIGGLVKPGYGVVALGFIHSLGMEVVPELLAHIPEKYPNMKFTLTQASSYNLLKWLEEGNIDLCLSQRIQSKIIDIQWEELWNEELYVIVPKTHRFANRESIRLEEIKDERFISIKPGNALRKIVDYFLEQAGVTTNTTFAGEEMHTVAGFVGAGLGVSLIPDIKGLKEYNVKKIRVSEPICERKIGIAWVGGRYLSPAATQFKNYLVEYFTDQTEK, encoded by the coding sequence ATGGAAATTCAACAGCTAGAATATTTTAAAGTCGTTGCTGAAATGCAACATATGACCCATGCAGCAGAAAGATTGAATATCTCACAGCCAGCCTTGAGTAAGTCAATTTCAAATATAGAGCAAGAAATTGGTGTGCCTCTTTTTGATCGCCAAGGTAGATCAATTAGTTTAAATCGTTATGGAAAGCTTTTTTTAGAAAGTGTGGACACTATTTTAAATGAGTTTCAAAAAGCAAAAGAAGAAATCGGGGGACTTGTTAAACCGGGATATGGTGTAGTGGCATTAGGTTTTATACATTCATTAGGTATGGAAGTAGTACCGGAATTATTAGCGCATATACCGGAGAAGTACCCTAATATGAAGTTCACTTTAACACAGGCTTCCTCCTACAATTTATTAAAATGGCTAGAAGAAGGAAACATTGATTTATGTTTATCTCAAAGAATTCAGTCAAAAATAATTGATATACAATGGGAAGAACTTTGGAATGAAGAATTGTATGTCATTGTACCGAAAACCCATCGATTTGCCAATCGAGAATCCATTCGACTTGAGGAAATAAAAGATGAACGATTCATATCCATTAAACCTGGAAATGCTTTAAGAAAAATTGTTGACTATTTTCTAGAACAAGCAGGAGTGACAACAAATACAACATTTGCTGGTGAAGAAATGCATACTGTTGCAGGATTCGTTGGCGCAGGGTTAGGTGTATCATTAATACCTGATATTAAAGGGTTAAAGGAATACAATGTGAAAAAAATCCGAGTTAGTGAACCGATCTGTGAAAGAAAGATTGGGATAGCATGGGTAGGTGGAAGATATTTATCCCCTGCTGCTACGCAATTTAAAAATTATTTAGTGGAATACTTTACAGATCAAACCGAAAAATAG
- a CDS encoding protoporphyrinogen oxidase — MKTVVVVGGGITGLCTMHYLTKKLKENNEEARLVLIEKNSYLGGKMHSVYEKDYIMETGADSIVARHPGVLELIQELHYESEVVYNETGISYIHTNNKLHAIPAGSIFGIPMDETSLMASTLISPEGKKRVMQDAEIPNTKFTKESSIGEFLEYFLGEEIVKKQIAPVLAGVYSGNLYELSLNSTLPYLVDYKNNYGSIMKGFEANRGKYERDANKKFISFKKGLTGLINQLEGSLPEVEIMKNTAAERVTKSDNGYELSLANGEKIQADVVVLACPNQVVRQVVADSEINELLNQFTDASTITMYLGFDLPDSILPADGTGFIVSHNSDLICNASTWTSRKWKHTSSNGNLLVRLFYKSSNSRYEELRGMSDEELAEVALQDIKLSLNIEEKPAVVNIRKWIDAMPKYDLAHNEALQKVLTQFDVKFPSLFIAGCSYFGVGIGACIENGKKTADKIFQVIK, encoded by the coding sequence ATGAAAACGGTGGTTGTTGTTGGCGGAGGTATTACAGGGCTATGTACAATGCACTACTTAACAAAAAAATTGAAAGAAAACAATGAGGAAGCCCGTCTAGTATTGATTGAAAAGAATTCATATCTAGGAGGCAAGATGCATTCCGTTTATGAAAAGGATTACATAATGGAAACAGGTGCTGATTCAATTGTGGCGCGACATCCCGGGGTTCTTGAACTTATTCAGGAACTTCATTACGAATCAGAAGTTGTATATAACGAAACGGGTATATCCTATATCCATACAAATAATAAATTACATGCTATACCAGCAGGTTCTATATTTGGTATCCCGATGGATGAAACGTCATTAATGGCAAGTACATTAATATCCCCTGAAGGAAAAAAACGTGTCATGCAGGATGCTGAAATTCCAAATACAAAGTTCACTAAAGAAAGTTCAATTGGAGAATTTCTGGAGTATTTTTTAGGAGAAGAAATTGTTAAGAAGCAAATAGCACCAGTGCTTGCGGGAGTATATTCTGGGAATCTTTATGAATTATCGCTTAATTCCACATTACCTTATTTAGTAGATTATAAAAATAATTATGGTAGCATCATGAAAGGTTTCGAAGCAAATCGAGGAAAATACGAAAGAGATGCAAATAAAAAATTTATTTCATTTAAAAAAGGATTAACAGGATTAATCAATCAACTTGAAGGCTCTTTACCAGAAGTAGAGATTATGAAAAATACTGCGGCCGAGCGTGTTACAAAGAGTGATAATGGTTATGAGCTATCCTTAGCAAATGGAGAAAAAATTCAAGCGGATGTAGTAGTTTTAGCATGTCCAAACCAAGTCGTGCGACAGGTAGTGGCTGATAGTGAAATTAATGAGTTATTAAATCAATTTACAGATGCTTCTACAATTACGATGTACTTAGGATTTGACTTACCTGACTCTATATTACCAGCAGATGGTACGGGATTTATTGTGTCCCACAATAGTGATTTAATATGTAATGCTTCTACTTGGACAAGTAGAAAATGGAAACATACATCTTCAAACGGCAACCTACTCGTTCGCCTTTTTTATAAAAGTAGTAACTCAAGATATGAAGAGTTAAGAGGAATGTCTGATGAGGAGTTAGCGGAAGTTGCGCTACAAGATATTAAGCTTAGCTTAAATATAGAGGAAAAACCTGCTGTAGTGAATATCCGTAAATGGATTGATGCTATGCCCAAATATGATCTGGCCCATAACGAGGCGTTACAAAAAGTGCTCACTCAATTCGACGTGAAATTCCCAAGCTTATTTATTGCAGGATGCTCTTATTTTGGAGTGGGTATTGGTGCATGCATTGAAAATGGCAAGAAAACAGCTGATAAAATATTCCAAGTAATTAAATGA
- a CDS encoding glutathione ABC transporter permease, with protein sequence MLRFLLKRLLEFIPVLFIISFIVFALVFIAGDPVALLLPEDATLEDIAALRQALGLDQPFYIQYGKYLLGLLQGDFGYSYRYNTAALPIVLERLPATFELATAALIIAIIIAIPLGIWSATKRNTMLDFFATGGAVIGKAMPNFWLGIMLILLFSVTLGWLPVSGRGTWLHLILPAITLGTGIAAEMTRLIRSSMIEILNQDYIRTAKSKGLMKFFVIYKHAFRNSLIPVVTITALQTSTLVGGALVTETVFAWPGLGQLLIQAINSRDMAIVQASVFVIAILVILTNLIADILYRILDPRIKYEVVSKLL encoded by the coding sequence TTGCTGAGGTTTTTATTAAAAAGGTTACTAGAATTTATCCCTGTATTATTTATTATTTCTTTTATCGTTTTCGCATTAGTTTTTATCGCTGGCGATCCTGTTGCCTTGCTTTTACCGGAAGATGCGACTCTGGAAGATATTGCAGCCTTAAGACAAGCACTTGGTTTAGACCAACCATTTTATATTCAATACGGGAAGTATTTATTAGGGTTATTACAAGGAGACTTTGGCTATTCGTATCGATATAACACTGCTGCATTACCGATAGTTTTAGAACGATTACCTGCAACCTTTGAGCTTGCCACCGCAGCTTTGATTATAGCGATTATCATTGCCATTCCATTGGGGATTTGGTCAGCAACCAAGCGTAATACAATGCTAGATTTCTTTGCTACAGGTGGAGCCGTCATTGGGAAGGCGATGCCAAATTTTTGGTTAGGTATTATGCTTATTTTATTATTTTCTGTTACGTTAGGCTGGCTTCCGGTATCAGGTAGAGGTACATGGCTGCATTTAATATTACCCGCCATAACTCTTGGAACGGGTATTGCAGCGGAAATGACGAGACTAATTCGATCGAGTATGATTGAAATTTTGAATCAGGACTATATCCGTACCGCAAAAAGTAAAGGTTTAATGAAGTTTTTTGTAATTTATAAGCACGCCTTTCGAAATTCACTAATACCCGTAGTAACCATTACAGCTCTTCAAACATCGACATTAGTAGGAGGAGCGCTTGTTACAGAGACAGTTTTCGCTTGGCCAGGTTTAGGACAACTTTTAATCCAAGCTATCAATTCAAGGGATATGGCAATTGTTCAGGCAAGTGTCTTTGTTATCGCCATTTTAGTAATACTGACAAATTTAATAGCTGATATCTTATATAGAATTTTAGACCCAAGGATTAAATATGAGGTAGTGTCAAAACTTCTATGA